The sequence AACATCTATTTGGTAATGATGTCCAGCGCGTATGAAACTAACTAAAAATCATCACAACTCTAGCAGTCCAGGGAAAACTCTTTTCTATATCAGGAAAAAtcctataataatataatttatagcCCATGGAAGTATTCCTATTCCATCCAGTAATCAACCTATTATTCCATCTCTGTCTCTCTATCCATATGCTCCTATCGAAAACCTATGTAATGTCATCACACTTTTTCCTCTTCTCTTGctttattttaatgatttttcaggCACCGGATTGGTCCTTCCTCTATATGAGAAATCCATCTTCTAGGTCTTTATCTTTACCTTCTCTTTTATCTATTCACctccattattttttgttgacttTTACACTTATTGATGTTTTCCAAATGTTCCTTTCAGTTGATTCAATGTCAATTCCAATTCCCTGAATAATCcaattattgttgttttattgtGAGGAATCAAGAATtagtccatttttttttcatcttttgtaATGATTACCTCAATATATATCCCTTCTCTACCCCCGCAGTGCTCTATacgaattttcattttttaaaaatttttcttctatagAATGGAATCGGATTAcccatttttagataattacctATCGATTTTTAACGTACCAGAACGAACCGCGCGGAAATAATCTTAAACGTATTCTCGGCCAACTTGAAGTTCTTCAAATCATTCATAAATGCGTGTGCGGGATAACGTATCACTAccatatacttttttttataaagtatagGTTTTATTGTGGTTTCTCGAATGTCACGTCTAATTTCACAACGATGAAACACCGGCTACACTGATTTGTTTACTATTGCGAGGAGTACTGCATTCGTAGCTAAAGATTTCACGGTCGCTGGCGTTTAAAGCATGGGGAATTCTTATTAGATTTTTAAGCTTGATACTGTCTCCTCTCTTTGattctttttttcattaaaaatttgtgAGTTATTTTCCTTCTAGTAGTTGAACTGATGTATGATGTCACTTTTTTTTTGGTATGAGCATGAcgttaaataataaagaaattgaattcTCACTTTTATGAACCTACAAAAAGggatttcaatacaaaatttcgattttttagttcgaaaaattgcgaaaaacatAGAGCGTCGAGACGCTCCGGCAGATGAATCGCGGGATCAATCCATCAAAATGTAACGACGCGACAGTTAACGAGCATACCTATATCCGTCTCATTCTAACAAGTAACAACACTATCGGGCCTATTGGACATTTCGAACGCTCTCCGTCGCTgtgtttgttaaaatattttcctgaGATTTTTCGCGAACATCGTCATATATTTGACCTGTGATATCCTTTCCCGGGATCAGAAGACGGTGCTAGTCAGTCGATTTTCGTGTTTTCCGGGATGAAATACCCACGTGCAAGTCCGCAATTTTGATTCGTACCCAAACAAAGGACGACTCTCTACAGCCATTCATATTGATTTTCTGTGATAAAGTGCTACATAAAAACTTGTTGATATTCCCTTTCGCACTGTTTCTTATATTGTAATATTCCAGTTATTCGCGGTATTGTTTTATATAGTTAAAACCAGAAATGATTGCAATTAAGAGTGAGTGGTTATGAAAACATCTAgtgcttcaattttttgatatccgGTCCatttattatggaaatttcGGACGAACCATTGAAtcttacactgaaaaaaatgcCGATCGCGATCGTAGCACCTTTTTCCGTTATCGAaacgaacaataaatttatcaataacaaCGAAATTAATTTACCCGATttaaataaatgtgaagatttgCCTGAGGATTTGtctttgaagaaaaataacgaagAATGTTTAGATTTAACAAAGAATAATAATCATACGGAACAGCTGAGAAAATATCTCTGTAAGAATGAAGGGACTAGAAATTCTTATGAAAAAAACACGTTCAacgattattataataataaattatcgcGCCGAGACAatcctcaagatatttataataatttggacAATAATTTTCTATCGATGTGGTATATTAATTCGTTTTTGAATCAACAAAATCCTTATTTTAGTACCCCTCGACCGTATCAACCGAAACCTAATACTGATCCTAAttccaacaaaattttaaacaatcttttagataaaaaaactgattcttCATATAAATTTCCATCTAGTTTCGATGCGTTGATTAAAAACGAAATGCAAAGTGATAGTGATGgtaaaaacataaatagaaGGTAAGATTAATgagtatttttctaaaataattcaaaagaaacgtgaaaatatgagaaaaacatGCATGCTTTATATTCTGATATAAAACTGATGTAAAAAAGTCTATTACGTTTAGCGAATATATCGTTTTCAATATATGTTAGTCCCTAATTTTGGAAACACTCATATATAGCTAGTGACCAAATTTGTCTGAGTTATTGCACCTTGCAATGATGCATCTGTGTCTGGGATGGTTATCCCacacttttgaaaaaattcctCAAGCCTTTTTTATTGTCTCAGTAATTTTGGAACTAAATTGACATACTTTGCTCCTTtgctaatttaattttaatagctttgtctttcatattttcgtCAATTCCTTCTTCCTCATCTTCTTCTATTCTGTGGTTGATACAACAATGCTTTCGTCGGCCATCACCATTCTCATCATATGTCCGTACCAGAGCAGTTGCTTAGTCTATATTCTCTCTGAAACCGTGTATACTCGTCGTATATCTTCATTCCGTATATGCTCTGGATTTTCTGCACGATATAGAGTCCATTTCCGCAGCCAGCACTCATATCCATACGTTAAAACATtatgactttgtatattgtaatttttgtttttaggttAATTTTTCTGACCATAACAATGggttcaaaatttttgtagcTTTTTGCACTCTATTTCTTATATCGTCTTTtgcaaataaatattcaaattacagCTTCggaatcaaaaaatatcattagtATGACCTCTTCGGCTGAAGTTTGTATCTTGAATAATTTCGACGTTGGTGAACCTCGATGTTTCCACTCATTTCTCTGAATTTTGGTGTTTACATCATTACTTATCATCCATCTATCCATTGTGCATTTTTTCCATGTTGAGGTCGGTAGTGATTATAATATGAACCACATGCTATGAAAGACCACTATCTTGATTAATTTATCTAATAGATCATCACACGACATCATGTACTTTTTGTTCAAGTGTGGCAGCGATTGTGGATGCTCTATTTGCATGTTCATCTATCACATTTATATTCAAGATAACGCCCTTTCACTAAGTCATATGAAAGTACCGATTCTCCTGATTGATTCACaaaatttctatgaatttttatcGGGCTCAACCCTTTTAAACGCAAGTATTTGAGCACTACACGTTGCTCGACATCCTTTCTGATATTGAGATGTGGCTTTCTCGAAATCGGACTTGAAGTCATGCTTCAGAAGTTTCAAACTTGTCACTATTTATCTGGATTCTATATATAATAGGTTACAATGTGAGttgatgataaataattattttgatgaataaataGGTCAAATATCCTATACATGTTATTTTataatctttgtttttaaaaattgaaataacaataaagaaTAAACTCAATATTAAATGTGTACATATAATTAGTTTTCTGGAGAAATGCACTTCAACGTTCGCCACGATTCCGGAAACCAGAGAGTCGTTACGCATTTTCAGTACAAGGtactttttcattcaaaatatctaAACTGAACTACTAACCGGGTCAAATTGAAATCGTTGAACAAAGAGACGttcagaaaaagaagaaaatttatttgtagtTACTCAATACCATTTGATATGTTTAAATTTCCGTATATACGAGGATGACCTGAAAACTCTCTGATCCAAACATAAAGATATCAGAATTTTACAACTAAAGTATATGTTCATAACTTTGTGAAAATATACTCATTGGAATTATGTTTTTGAAAGACAATACGCCCTCCAAAATCAAAGATAAAAGAACGATGTTATAGTATTCGGCTTCTGTattgtaaaattcattttataacttttaacaCGACACCTCtctttggaaaacaaaatacgACGCTTCTCTTATTTAATTCGATAATAACTTCGTTCTCGGATCGATTTAGAATCATTCGGTAACACGAATCCCATTCACACGTATATGGATGGCGATGGAATCGGagggaaaagaagaagagacaGACCGAAAAGGAATGAATAGAAGAGGTCACATCATATTTAAAAACAGTGGAAATGAGTTGAAGGAAAAAACAAGAGGACGTAGTTGGATGAAGAGGTTTAGTAAAGAAAGTAGAATATGCGCAAAAAGAGGGAATCAGAAAAAGGAGGGGCAGGCCGAAAATAAACGAGTTGAAGAGGTCTTTTCAGATTTGAGAAAAAGTGGAAATGACTAAGTGGAGAGAAAAACTAGAGGACATGCGAAATGAATACACCTGAATTTGAAatagatattttctaaatttgtttttcaaagtcTTCTAAAATCTGTCCTTCGTCTATAGTAAATTAATTTCTAGTGTTACTTCCTTTATTGTGTCTTCATCTTCTTATTCTGTCTACTTTTGTATTTCTTACTATTTTCTTATCGTTTCCGATTTCCTCATTggtttgaaaagttttatacTATGGTATCTTTTTTGTGCTGACACCTTGTATTTGTGcatacattattttaataatattaagaaatacttaattttcaacaatctaCTGTAAATCCTGCTTCGAAACTGTACCTACTGATTAAGTAATTGGCTAACTCCCACTCTGTAAACGGAAAACAAAACGGGATGCCAGTAAAATCACTGCGAACCTTTTCAAAGGCGGCCTTGGCGGCATATGCTTGCGGTATCCCTCTTTGATCGAACTCTCAAAGAGCATGCGCCTTAGTTGGATGTTCTTCTCGATCCATAACAGCAAATACACATTCAGTCTTTTGTGAAACAATGCTGTAGTGGAGTTTGATATTTCATGTTGGAAACGAAATAAAAcaggtaattttttctttatttattagatatattCGCGGCGcacaatatataatatacaatatgtGTGATtcccaaaattttatttgaaaaattttcaaccgAATCCCTTGCAGGAAAAATTTAACTGGGTAGGAAACAGGACGGCGCCTTACGTTATATTCTGGAACATGATCTTTGTAAGGaaatttgttcataaaaaaaatgtatctcaACGAATGACAGGTATGTAATCCACGAATGACAAGTATGTAATCTACGAATGACAGGTATGTAATTTACGATTAACAAGTTTGTAATATGTACGAATGACAGTTATGTAATCTCTGATTGACAAGTATGTAATCTGCGAATGACAAGTTCGTAATCtacttataataaataaaatatataaacgaaaaagttgttttattttagtttagtaGCATTGCCATTATGACAtgatgattttcaaataaaatatgttttcagcACAAACAGCCTCAGAATGTTGTTGCTGGTAAAATGGAATTGAAGCCATTCGATTGAATCtcattcaatttaaaacaaaaatactaCTTAGTTGATAATTAATGTAGAAaccttataaatatatatatttttatcaatattgcgtttatttttatttaattatgataGACGTATTTAGTTAAATTGAAATCTAATGGGTACTGACGCTAAATTTGATGGTTGTAGGTCACAAGTcgatcataaaaataatatagatggTAAGAATAATCAGGACAGTAATGAAAAGAAGAAGCCTCATATAAAGAAACCCCTCAACGCCTTCATGTTATATATGAAGGAAATGAGAGCCAAAGTTGTAGCAGAATGTACATTAAAAGAAAGCGCTGCGATCAATCAGATATTAGGAAGACGggtaagaattttttattacttatctTCGACCTACTATTTGAGTGAATGATACTTCTATAACCAGATTTCTCTAcctataattaatttatttttagagctttttttttggtaaatcacTTAATTACTTGCTCTATTTCTTATTAGCAATTATTctcttctatttcttttcatGCAAAGGGGTgagtattttatttgaaaagctacgaaaaattaacattcataataaattagaaaacttCTGCCCAActgtataatttatatatttatatatataatggtacaaaacttttcagaaactatatatgaatataaatttggtaaatattgCATAGTTGGAAATCTGGTTAAAGAAGTGTGCGTGAATCTAATTCCATTAATCAAATCTGTAAGTATGATTCCGAAAGTACCTAAATACCTCTCTTGTtatataattaatgtttttacatttaataataattaaaatcgaAACATTTGGGTTTTACGATATGAACCaaagtaaaatattgttttctgtGTCCGGTGGTACCGGCACTCTATACGAGCTCTATAAAAACCATTCTTATATGAGTTCTCTCTTGGTTTCTCGGATAATATGAAGGCTCCCAACATCTTTAGCTGTTTTGAcataatgtaaaataaaaatgagccTCTTTCAGTGTTGAAGATATGCTCATATGCCTATATAAGCCGTTTCTTATTCATCGTTACTGTCAACGGTGGTTCACTTAGAAACTGGTATTCAAAATTCCCGTACTATGTTAATTCAAGCCCtacactttttttcttatttgcaaactgatatttcgaatttttctattGGACCCTGCTATTGTCGTACGTATTGTCTTCTATATCTTTTCATTCAGTCGAGGATAGtccaaatttattttagttttagtatCGTCAGACTTGGAAATGCTAATTTTTTCTGGTTATAACTGCAGAAGAAGGGTTTTAATTCTCATATTACTTTTAATTggtaattatttcatttaatcacGAAATAACTATTTAAAACAACGTGATGTATTCCTAAAAAATGTGTCTATCCCTTTAGATTTGGCAAATTACTGTATGATATTTAAACACGTTCGTATTTTGATCTATCTGGGCTCGTATATATTAAAACGTTTCTGAAAATGTAATACACAGAAAACGTATCCAAAGCTTCTCCTTTTCTTTGTGAATTTTTCAGAGTGCCTTACATAAAATCACAAATTCcacttgaatattttattgtccCATAGTGGATACATatcaaatgatataaaattttgttgaccgtcaaaatacaaatttctggCTGAAATAAGCTGGTGGAACTAATTGTAATTTCTGAAAATGATAGTGAAACATTACTACCAGATTTGATTATTATTGTTTGTGTATTAATGTGCGAGTGTGTTGGTAACATGTGTGCGTTAAATCGAATGAATATGTTAGTGGCACTCGCTGAGCCGAGAAGAACAAGCCAAGTATTATGAAAAGGCGCGCCAGGAGCGCCAATTACACATGCAGCTGTACCCGGGCTGGAGCGCTAGAGACAATTACGGTTACGGCACCAAGAAGAAGAAGCGAAAGAAAGAGCGAACACCTATCGAGTCGGGAGGTAGTTATCAAACGCGCAACCTACTTTGTAGAATGCccatccaaatttttttgacagtCTCGTATACGGAAAAGTGAAAGAATCGTACTCAACGCTCAATATATTCAgctctaaaaaattattatttatatatcaacTGGGTGATTGAGGACGATTCTTTTTTGATTTCCGTATACCTGACTAACGTTTTTGAAGCTAGGGACTAACAAAACTGCACTCGACTACCATAAATACTAATAGGActtggtttttaaaaatatcagagAAAAGATGTTTAGAATTTCCTTCTTTTGGTATTTTTATAACCGGTCTAGTCACAGTTTAACATTCGTTTGAGAACCTGAGGTGCTTTCTTGGTAATCAATGTGTCAAGTTGAAAAAAATGCCAATTTACGCAGGTACATGTCACTTTAGACGATTAGATGTTTTCCCCCAACGATGTGTTCTCGaaggaatttaaaaatatttattatctttcGAGAACAGACTCTTTGTTGGCTGCCATTTATTGTTTACAAACGTAGAAGATATAATATAGCGGTCAAGACGTATAAAAAGACAATATACGAGTTCATTCATTTGTTTACAATTACAGATAACGATactaacaattttatttaatatagagaataaaaaaattgtttttggagggatttatatatatattgaaatttatgtatGAGTATTGCAATCggcaataatataaaattaacaaacttttttattccaaccattttgtcaaatttcattaattttatctgTCAGTAAGTCCTTAGATATTGATTCCAATTAATcgtatttaattaatttctgtttaacgtgctcaaattttcacaaaactCTACAAAtactaattgaaaaaatcttttaaaactgctcaaacaatgaaatattaacaaacatTGTATTTTTAGAAGATTGCTAATTTAGAActaattaacaaatatattttgcaaCCTATGGAAGTTACTATGTACGAAAAAAACTACCGTGAATCATTTCTCTTATAACAAAGTAAAAAGGTAACAAAACGTGAATCAATCTTCTTCAAAGTACTTCTTTTGGctataaattcacttttttgaaGTGAATTTTTAGTGGGTTTCACTTCGAAATGACTTTCATCTGCTCTGTGTTGGTTTTCTCGATGCCCAAATTTCTCCGTTTATATAACACAGATTCTGAAACTTTGATACACCATTGTACCCCAAAATCAAAAATACGATCGAAACAATGAACTTCATTTGAAAAACGTGCTACCAAGAGagcaaaaaccattttttttttttggataaagtCATTTCCACGGTATTTTTGACATTCCAAAAGTGTAATCTTGTCGATCTTATACTGATTTGTCGACAgtttttcatatcaaatttatgaaaaatgcgGTCTTTTGTTGTAAATAAAAGTATCGTTCCTTCACGATTATGCTTTTATACATTCGTCCGTTacagttgtagaaaaattagACGATATGCTTCTTCTATAGTTCTATTGTCTCATCCGCCATAATCACCTGATTTGGTTCCCTATGATTATTTGTTGTTCCCAAACTTTGAGAAATGGCTTTTTGGAAAACGATTTCAAACAAATGAAGAAGCGATACAAGACTTATTGGGCGGAAAGATTTTTTGTAGTGGTAAACTCGCTGGACTAAATGTGTAAAGTTGAGTTGTAGAATAAAAGATCTTTAAACAACTGAGATCAAAGTCCTCACCATCGAATAAAACAATACACATGACCTTGATGTTCCCTGGTTCTCTGTTGTCCCAGGACTTAAACACTTAGAGAGCTTTTTCGATACTTTTATAACTAAAAACCAAAAGTTTTGCGTTTCGAAATATCTCGCTGATATATAAGTTCGTTGCTCGTGTGATAGACTGGCTTGGACAAATAGGTACCTGTATTGATACTAATAGATCCTAATTTTATATTCCCTtttgccttatttttttattactagttTTTTAATTCCTCTACTATTATTGTTCCTTCGCCGGAGACCAAGGCATACACAAGGCATTTTTCATGAAAGAAGAGCTTCTTTCTATGCTATTTTTAGGATTCACTCATATGTCCGTCGTCTGTATATCCTATTTTTCGTATGTATGCTGGCTAGAGAATTCCGCTGTTACAAATATGACCAGTTTTATGTTACACGCAACCCTATTATCTCTATGAAGTTTATTCCTCTtctaaatacatatattttatttttatctgtgCGTAGTCCAATTATATGAGAATTTTCTTGACCTCCAGTCTgtcattttgtataaaaattttgtattctttatattaattgatatttcgGAGGTGTCTCTTATCTgcaatatattataattgaattcgtTTATTGTCTTTCTTCTTGTCTAGaccaatataattataaaaatttttaagacCCGGTTGTATAGTTCATAATTGGCTTTAGAAAATGTTGACGCGCATATTTAAcctcaaatgatttttttttttttgttttgactttACAACAGGGTCTATACCTTTAAGTAACTTTGTGCCTTAGCTAGTCGTTTCAGTTTAACAActacatttaatttttgtttttaaaattgtgTGTACCGAGAAGTTTTTGCCATTTAATATCATTGTTTTATCACTCATCAAATGAGAAAATTGAagtggaaaaattttatcattttgtagATCTTATTTTGGaacatcaaaacaataaaatcaaagattcaaattatttttgtactaatatgaatttgaatatttattcattataatagtAAGTCTGCACTTTCCTTTAGAATTGTCTTAATAAAACAACCTTATCTTCGTTGTTCAAGATtgaatttcagttattttcattacataaattttatgatttgtATACTGTCAACTACCTAAAATAATTCATTGTAAACTGGTTTCCAAATAAGTGTTTAAAAACCAattcttttataatatattaaactgattattacaaaacttttaataaatttgtgagTGATAAAACAGTGCCCGTAGTAAATAATTGTGCCAAAGGTTCTAATTTACATTAATTAACTCTACTACTTCTAACAGTGCATGTAAACAATATGGCGTTCTTGACGGCAATACCTGGTTGTGCACTTCAGTCGAACTTCGCCAGATGTCGCTGCTGGCGTTACTTAAACGGATGTTATCTGAAATATCACCCCACCTTTGCTCCGGTGCTCTGACCGATGTGCATACTTTCGGGCTCGAGCAGAATGGGTCGGTGGCGGCCAAAATGTCACTTTTGTCAAATTCGTGAATTACTTATGTATAGCTTAGGGGCGGCCGGCATGGCGTAATTCTTGCGCGCTTCTTGGTGCCCTGCCGGTACGAAAAATTGCTGACTCTGTTTTGTTTAGTGGCATGCGCTGGGTAGGGAGGAGCAGGCCAAATACTATGAGCTGGCTCGTCGCGAACGTCAGCTGCACATGCAGCTCTATCCCGATTGGTCATCACGCGCCAACGCCACTCGCGGCAAGAAGAGGAAGCGTAAACAAGACCCTGCCGATGGAGGTAGCCATCCCTCGCAATTTACTAGTATATTATAATTGATTACTTTTACATTTTACTTTAATTCCCGTCAAAAAGAACTCACTGAATGCTGATTAAATAAACTATACATATTATAGAAATATATGTGGATTATGAACTTTATGTCAGTGTTTAGTAAGTTGTTATTGCTGGGAATATACTACTTCCAATCATCAACTTGGCCGACCAAATATACTAAAGTTGCGttcaagaataatttttaaacaaacgGTTCCATTGAGAAGATAACTAGTTATTAAAATGTGATGCTACTAAGACAGAAGATGACATAACCTCACTATTGAATTAGGTCATTAAAAACTGCTAATATtaagttattataattattgtcatTTATTAGAGAAACAAAGTCAAATAACATAACATATGTtaaaagtttaaatattaatacaatGAGTACCTACTGTTAACATATGTAATTGCACTCATCTAAAAGTTTATTTCTATAGTGTAATTAAACtataatacaatatataaaaaacaatatttgtgttatttttcttttaactaAAGGTTTGTCagtttttaaatcatttctctttgtttttttgaGAAATGTATTCAAACACTTAGATTTGCATGCATTTTACGCTATCCTGCTTATAAATGTACTGTTAGACTTCTGTAGGcgtaataaattatgaaaatatttctcaaaaaccaTTAAGAACagttaattaaaactttttgtaatgTGTTCAGATGGTTTATTTCACTCAAAAATCTTTAGggaatttttcgttttttattttatatcgatgGCATCCACATTTACTATgatattatacaaattaatcTCTAAAGTATGATATGAGTGAAATAGGTTTTTTGCCAAGTTGATAAGAGGAAGTACCTACTTGAGTAATTTGCGAGTCGTACCTATTATATCTATATCTATTATTTGCATGTTAATTGGGGTAAACGGTGTTTTTTTTGGCCGGCCGGTACCTATTCTGCCGAGGGTCTAGCGGACCTACCTTTTGTTGGTTGAACTTCGTCGTATGCACGTTTGTCAGCCGCCTGCATGCCCCTTTGAGTAGTATATTTAATCCTAAATGGATTCCCAAGCATGTTTCtatccatttttatttcttatagaATTCCTTTTCATGTTAGACCCTACTTCATGAGCCGGTTCTTCACCAGTTTACTGTCAAAT comes from Diorhabda carinulata isolate Delta chromosome 8, icDioCari1.1, whole genome shotgun sequence and encodes:
- the LOC130897432 gene encoding homeobox protein 2-like yields the protein MEISDEPLNLTLKKMPIAIVAPFSVIETNNKFINNNEINLPDLNKCEDLPEDLSLKKNNEECLDLTKNNNHTEQLRKYLCKNEGTRNSYEKNTFNDYYNNKLSRRDNPQDIYNNLDNNFLSMWYINSFLNQQNPYFSTPRPYQPKPNTDPNSNKILNNLLDKKTDSSYKFPSSFDALIKNEMQSDSDGKNINRR